A window of the Halobacterium hubeiense genome harbors these coding sequences:
- a CDS encoding DUF7532 family protein — MLFDQRTRAALRDAGLSQDDIADIEDDVAEQARADARRVEAFFDGRDVVYSDMDLTHSRSDYPEHDFNYVDLFTHSEDVRGFVRFETWGAYVEGARVLEEAEGEPAVVELALGPTVDARVRFAGDRSQLE; from the coding sequence ATGCTCTTCGACCAGCGGACCCGGGCGGCGCTCCGGGACGCCGGCCTTTCGCAGGACGACATCGCCGACATCGAGGACGACGTGGCCGAACAGGCCCGCGCGGACGCCCGCCGCGTCGAGGCCTTCTTCGACGGCCGCGACGTCGTCTACTCGGACATGGACCTCACGCACTCGCGTTCGGACTACCCCGAGCACGACTTCAACTACGTGGACCTGTTCACGCACAGCGAGGATGTCAGGGGATTCGTGCGTTTCGAGACGTGGGGCGCGTACGTCGAGGGCGCGCGCGTGCTGGAAGAGGCCGAGGGCGAGCCGGCGGTGGTGGAGTTGGCGCTCGGGCCGACCGTTGACGCCCGCGTGCGCTTCGCCGGCGACCGGAGCCAGCTGGAATGA
- a CDS encoding DUF402 domain-containing protein has translation MTRVRVRGIYSTALTRRLLDAGFDVVDASPPIRERFDADFHTEPYDVDVWMTPDRQGVGVSGRPDAADDVLDVVGDTGIDTFVWPDRAARGAVFNAVVERTVRGGAVVALAGDHEGYLPFDAADEHVEEGDHLRVQVREPNPWWADDRPVVGTDLRAIGGLTSLERGVDALVAGTPDGSRNHELARTTELLTPDVPDRWGVQWHYAADGASMDALGDALDDAVSLANRLEEAISNAPAPSDTAPYRVAAPERTVWAWFGRDSRFALDDARGAVTSTMDGHHRIKAGSEAASGAVDFAEALGASTDGFPFGAVTDQFGPTEGDLVAIEHGKPDGRLITLGRGEVTDRDRDAGRVTVRREMSPGGAYDELGVEREEGDVATTRFTEGNWWYPTVYKGTDGHVKGTYLNVSTPVEVFPDAVRYVDLHVDVVKHADGTVEVVDEDELRECVDAGLVSEELSEKALSVAERVRAAVSDDD, from the coding sequence ATGACTCGGGTTCGCGTCCGCGGCATCTACAGCACCGCGCTCACCCGCAGACTGCTGGACGCCGGCTTCGACGTGGTGGACGCCTCACCGCCGATTCGCGAGCGCTTCGACGCCGACTTCCACACCGAGCCGTACGACGTCGATGTCTGGATGACGCCCGACCGGCAGGGCGTCGGCGTCTCGGGGCGGCCCGACGCCGCCGACGACGTGCTGGACGTGGTCGGGGACACCGGTATCGACACGTTCGTCTGGCCGGACCGCGCGGCCCGCGGCGCGGTCTTCAACGCCGTCGTCGAGCGCACCGTCCGCGGCGGCGCGGTGGTCGCGCTCGCGGGCGACCACGAGGGCTACCTGCCGTTCGACGCCGCCGACGAGCACGTCGAGGAGGGCGACCACCTCCGCGTGCAGGTCCGCGAGCCGAACCCGTGGTGGGCCGACGACCGCCCCGTCGTCGGCACGGATCTGCGCGCCATCGGCGGGCTGACGAGCCTCGAACGCGGCGTGGACGCGCTCGTCGCCGGGACGCCGGACGGCTCACGGAATCACGAACTCGCGCGCACGACGGAACTGCTCACGCCCGACGTCCCCGACCGGTGGGGCGTCCAGTGGCACTACGCCGCCGACGGCGCGAGCATGGACGCGCTCGGCGACGCCCTCGACGACGCCGTCTCGCTGGCGAACCGGCTGGAGGAAGCGATTTCGAACGCGCCCGCCCCGAGTGACACCGCACCGTACCGTGTCGCCGCGCCCGAGCGCACCGTCTGGGCCTGGTTCGGCCGCGACTCGCGGTTCGCGCTCGACGACGCACGCGGTGCGGTCACGTCGACGATGGACGGTCACCACCGCATCAAGGCGGGCAGCGAGGCCGCCAGCGGCGCGGTCGACTTCGCGGAGGCGCTGGGTGCGAGCACGGACGGCTTCCCGTTCGGCGCCGTCACCGACCAGTTCGGGCCGACCGAGGGCGACCTCGTCGCCATCGAGCACGGCAAGCCCGACGGCCGCCTCATCACGCTCGGGCGCGGCGAGGTCACGGACCGCGACCGCGACGCCGGCCGCGTCACCGTCCGCCGCGAGATGAGTCCCGGCGGCGCCTACGACGAGCTTGGCGTCGAACGCGAGGAGGGCGACGTCGCCACCACGCGGTTCACTGAGGGGAACTGGTGGTATCCAACCGTCTACAAGGGGACGGACGGCCACGTCAAGGGGACGTACCTGAACGTCTCCACGCCCGTGGAGGTGTTCCCGGACGCGGTGCGCTACGTCGACCTCCACGTCGACGTCGTGAAACACGCCGACGGCACGGTCGAAGTCGTCGACGAGGACGAACTCCGTGAGTGCGTGGACGCGGGACTGGTCAGCGAAGAACTCTCGGAGAAAGCGCTCTCGGTCGCCGAACGCGTGCGGGCCGCGGTCAGCGACGACGACTAG
- a CDS encoding NifU family protein, with translation MSETAGAGSFHERVETWLTAQMPIIRSHGGTSAVRKADPADGEVVVELGGACSGCGISPRTAQRIKMDLAAEFDEVEDVVVRFTDGDGGGWGGDQPESYMGVDRNEGGRGGRGEGSPNSDSHF, from the coding sequence ATGAGCGAGACAGCGGGAGCGGGGAGCTTCCACGAGCGCGTCGAGACGTGGCTCACCGCCCAGATGCCCATCATCCGGAGTCACGGGGGCACCAGCGCCGTCCGGAAGGCCGACCCCGCCGACGGCGAGGTCGTCGTCGAACTCGGGGGCGCGTGTTCGGGCTGCGGCATCAGCCCGCGGACCGCCCAGCGCATCAAGATGGACCTCGCCGCGGAGTTCGACGAGGTCGAGGACGTGGTCGTCCGGTTCACGGACGGCGATGGCGGCGGCTGGGGCGGCGACCAGCCCGAGAGCTACATGGGCGTCGACCGCAACGAGGGCGGCCGCGGCGGCCGCGGCGAGGGTAGCCCGAACTCCGACTCGCACTTCTAG
- a CDS encoding LVIVD repeat-containing protein, whose product MRRRDVLRASAAAAALPFAATTASAQQSAFEPLGVLDLDGTKEVVVGDAGETAYVATTDGIATVDISDPSNPQQLASVAPLLADREDGPMRMVYDVKLDGETLIAVGPANPTQGETVQGVVVFDVSDPADPEQTGFHETDFAVHNAYLQDGVAYLTANDGAKNPIVMVDVSGDTAEEVGRWSSVDHDERWRDVYAGLRSCHDVYVHEDTLYVAHWDAGTWLVDISDPANPEYVNHFGHYSVEELRDIPTGEAGAESLSVPGNSHYVAVNEDASVLASGAESWDVDTDDGDPGQGGIDLWDVSDPQNPEKLSFIAPPPTPNGTRNGTWTTSHNFEFRGDRLYTSWYQGGVKIHDVSDPASPEELAWWRNPDEARFWTARYATEEAFVAGDMGGQTYDAGVYTFPNRAGEQPDPPELQTTAVATSTATETTAAETTTTETPTAAEASDESGGGAPGFGALAALAGASAAALAAWRNND is encoded by the coding sequence ATGCGACGACGAGACGTACTCCGCGCGAGTGCCGCTGCCGCCGCCCTCCCGTTCGCCGCGACGACCGCCAGCGCCCAGCAGTCGGCGTTCGAGCCGCTGGGCGTCCTCGACCTCGACGGCACCAAGGAGGTCGTGGTCGGCGACGCCGGCGAGACGGCGTACGTGGCGACGACCGACGGTATCGCAACCGTCGACATCTCCGACCCCTCGAACCCCCAGCAACTCGCCAGCGTGGCGCCACTGCTGGCCGACCGCGAGGACGGGCCGATGCGGATGGTTTACGACGTGAAACTGGACGGGGAGACGCTCATCGCGGTCGGGCCGGCGAACCCGACGCAGGGCGAGACCGTGCAGGGCGTGGTCGTCTTCGACGTCAGTGACCCCGCCGACCCCGAGCAGACCGGGTTCCACGAGACCGACTTCGCGGTTCACAACGCCTACTTGCAGGACGGCGTGGCGTACCTCACGGCGAACGACGGCGCGAAAAACCCCATCGTGATGGTCGACGTCTCGGGGGACACCGCCGAGGAGGTCGGGCGGTGGTCGAGCGTCGACCACGATGAGCGCTGGCGGGACGTCTATGCGGGACTGCGCTCGTGCCACGACGTCTACGTCCACGAGGACACGCTGTACGTCGCGCACTGGGACGCGGGGACGTGGCTGGTGGACATCAGCGACCCCGCAAACCCCGAGTACGTCAACCACTTCGGGCACTACAGCGTCGAGGAGCTACGGGACATCCCGACCGGCGAGGCGGGCGCGGAGAGCCTCTCCGTTCCCGGCAACTCCCACTACGTCGCGGTGAACGAGGACGCGTCCGTGCTCGCGTCGGGCGCGGAGTCGTGGGATGTCGACACGGACGACGGCGACCCGGGACAGGGCGGCATCGACCTCTGGGATGTCAGCGACCCGCAGAACCCCGAGAAGCTATCGTTCATCGCGCCGCCGCCGACGCCGAACGGCACGCGGAACGGGACGTGGACGACCAGCCACAACTTCGAGTTCCGCGGCGACCGCCTCTACACGTCGTGGTACCAGGGCGGCGTGAAGATTCATGACGTCAGCGACCCCGCCAGCCCTGAGGAGTTGGCGTGGTGGCGGAACCCCGACGAGGCACGGTTCTGGACGGCGCGGTACGCCACCGAGGAGGCGTTCGTCGCGGGGGACATGGGCGGCCAGACGTACGACGCGGGCGTCTACACGTTCCCGAACCGCGCTGGCGAGCAGCCCGACCCGCCCGAACTCCAGACGACGGCAGTTGCGACGAGCACGGCGACGGAGACCACGGCCGCCGAAACCACGACCACTGAGACGCCGACGGCGGCCGAGGCGAGCGACGAGTCAGGCGGCGGCGCACCCGGGTTCGGCGCGCTCGCTGCGCTCGCGGGCGCGTCGGCAGCCGCGCTGGCGGCGTGGCGGAACAACGACTGA
- a CDS encoding methyltransferase domain-containing protein has protein sequence MDYRELLLLRAARETGVLDALVSNAYTVDDVAREAGVTERAARVTVDALLDMGLLEAVEAGVEPTNRMLGFVTKTDVRSIGRLPHELDTVEALVALPETMQTGELPERTGDWTRNRLGARAAEDDASVRAAVTAAVREHPDAEDVLVVADGAGQHAVEFARRGFDATLLDTQAVIEAVDPLLERERVDLVAGDPLAGVDGEFDVVFHAGVAREYGPDDNRRLLSAASDATAADGLAIHVDAFRDGTPDAAVAAELLATTEQGACYEEGAVGEWFADAGFADVRAGDVPGTDYQFVAGRRRATE, from the coding sequence ATGGATTACCGCGAGCTGTTGCTGCTGCGGGCCGCCCGGGAGACGGGCGTGCTGGACGCGCTCGTCTCGAACGCGTACACGGTCGACGACGTGGCGCGCGAGGCGGGCGTCACCGAGCGCGCCGCGCGCGTGACCGTCGACGCCCTGTTGGACATGGGGTTACTGGAGGCGGTCGAGGCGGGCGTGGAGCCGACGAATCGAATGCTGGGGTTCGTCACGAAGACCGACGTGCGCTCGATCGGCCGGCTCCCCCACGAATTGGACACCGTGGAGGCGCTGGTCGCCCTCCCGGAGACGATGCAGACCGGCGAATTACCGGAGCGAACGGGAGACTGGACGCGGAACCGGCTCGGCGCGCGCGCCGCCGAAGACGACGCCAGCGTCCGCGCGGCCGTCACGGCGGCCGTCCGCGAGCATCCTGATGCCGAGGACGTGCTCGTGGTCGCAGATGGGGCGGGCCAGCACGCCGTCGAGTTCGCGCGCCGCGGGTTCGACGCGACGCTGTTGGACACGCAGGCGGTCATCGAGGCGGTCGACCCGCTGTTGGAGCGCGAGCGCGTGGACCTCGTCGCCGGCGACCCCCTGGCGGGCGTGGACGGCGAGTTCGACGTCGTCTTCCACGCGGGCGTTGCCCGCGAGTACGGCCCGGACGACAACCGCCGGCTGCTGTCCGCCGCCAGCGACGCCACGGCGGCCGACGGGCTCGCGATTCACGTCGACGCGTTCCGCGACGGGACGCCCGACGCCGCGGTCGCCGCCGAACTGCTCGCGACGACCGAGCAGGGCGCGTGCTACGAGGAGGGCGCGGTCGGCGAGTGGTTCGCGGACGCCGGGTTCGCGGACGTCCGCGCGGGCGACGTGCCCGGCACCGACTACCAGTTCGTCGCCGGCCGCAGGCGCGCAACTGAATAG
- a CDS encoding protein-L-isoaspartate O-methyltransferase family protein, whose amino-acid sequence MEFAAFRAEMVDSLEHDTKAAVQARATARAMREVPRHEFVEEGRRAYTDQSLEHRGTRVLAPSTVGRLVDALAAAEDDDVLVVGAGVGYTAAVLAEIVGAERVHAVDIDRQVVYDARSNLADAGYGDVLVDCRDGARGLPEYAPFDRVLVEAAAVDPPTALLDQLADGGRLVYPEGTTDQRLVAIEDRETASVHGPVAFAPLLVDGEQASALEQNRTVREDRERAAKEAQSRKGWEQDWIDWE is encoded by the coding sequence ATGGAGTTCGCGGCGTTCCGGGCGGAGATGGTCGACAGCCTCGAACACGACACGAAGGCTGCCGTCCAAGCGAGAGCGACCGCGCGAGCGATGCGCGAGGTGCCCCGCCACGAGTTCGTCGAGGAGGGGCGGCGCGCGTACACCGACCAGTCGCTGGAACACCGCGGCACGCGCGTGCTCGCGCCGTCGACCGTGGGTCGGCTGGTGGACGCGCTCGCGGCCGCCGAGGACGACGACGTGCTCGTCGTCGGTGCGGGCGTCGGCTACACGGCGGCGGTGCTCGCGGAAATCGTCGGCGCCGAGCGCGTCCACGCCGTCGACATCGACCGGCAGGTCGTCTACGACGCGCGCTCGAACCTCGCGGACGCCGGCTACGGCGACGTGCTCGTGGACTGCCGGGACGGCGCGCGCGGCCTCCCCGAGTACGCGCCGTTCGACCGCGTGCTCGTGGAGGCGGCGGCCGTCGACCCACCGACGGCATTACTCGACCAGCTCGCGGACGGCGGGCGGCTCGTCTACCCGGAGGGAACGACCGACCAGCGCCTCGTCGCAATCGAGGACCGGGAGACGGCCTCCGTCCACGGCCCGGTGGCGTTCGCGCCGCTGCTCGTGGACGGCGAGCAGGCCAGCGCCCTCGAACAGAACCGGACGGTGCGCGAGGACCGCGAGCGCGCGGCCAAGGAAGCCCAGTCCCGGAAGGGCTGGGAGCAGGACTGGATCGACTGGGAGTAG
- a CDS encoding RNA-guided endonuclease InsQ/TnpB family protein, whose protein sequence is MEVKRTVPVKLDVPKERRDDLHQTIQQFNTAANYTIDHGRDDDGDLILNKSTIHDEVYHDLRDRTDLPANLVVRAYSKAVEAMKSTVAEWENGNSRPLPSFDEPSAVYDKRTLTIKDEYATLSTVNGRVEADFVLGEYQRSYLEDDDYEKRMGTLHYRPGEDAFYLHVVIQKQVDQRDGDRVLGVDLNLKNVAVTSTGRFFDGGELLWGQNHYFRVRRSLQDKGTRSARQALRRLSGRENRFVLNRLHNISRGIVEEALRHGCSYIAVEDLTHIRERMDARDDQLKRQMHNWAFRELQEQIAYKAAEYGIRVESVNPAFSSQTCSKCGHQSSTNRDSETGWFACNECGYEVDGDYNAAKNVGLRLLALPPGKRPDGLGNGQLALKSGTLNVSDVSNVHSSLEFERESTDKPTASAVGR, encoded by the coding sequence ATGGAGGTCAAACGCACCGTTCCCGTCAAACTCGACGTACCCAAGGAGCGGCGCGACGACCTCCATCAGACCATCCAGCAGTTCAACACTGCCGCCAACTACACCATCGACCACGGCAGAGACGACGACGGCGACCTGATTCTCAACAAGTCCACCATCCACGACGAAGTGTACCACGACTTGCGGGACAGAACCGACCTGCCCGCAAACCTCGTGGTACGCGCCTACTCGAAAGCCGTCGAAGCGATGAAATCCACCGTCGCGGAGTGGGAGAACGGCAACAGCAGACCGCTCCCCTCGTTCGATGAACCGTCTGCCGTCTACGATAAACGCACCCTGACTATCAAGGACGAGTACGCCACGCTCTCGACGGTCAACGGGCGCGTCGAAGCCGACTTCGTGCTTGGTGAGTACCAGCGGTCGTACCTTGAAGACGACGACTACGAGAAACGGATGGGGACACTTCATTACCGTCCCGGCGAGGATGCGTTCTACCTCCACGTCGTCATCCAAAAGCAGGTAGACCAGCGTGACGGCGACCGCGTGCTTGGCGTGGATTTGAACCTGAAGAACGTCGCTGTGACGAGTACGGGACGGTTCTTCGACGGCGGTGAACTGCTGTGGGGCCAGAATCACTATTTCCGCGTGAGACGGAGCCTTCAGGACAAAGGCACCCGTTCCGCTCGGCAGGCGTTACGGCGACTGTCGGGACGGGAAAACCGCTTCGTCCTGAACCGCCTGCACAACATTTCGCGTGGAATCGTGGAGGAAGCCCTGCGACACGGCTGTTCGTACATCGCCGTCGAAGACCTAACCCACATCCGCGAGCGAATGGATGCCCGCGACGACCAGCTGAAACGGCAGATGCACAACTGGGCGTTCCGCGAACTGCAAGAACAAATCGCGTACAAGGCCGCAGAGTACGGGATTCGCGTCGAGTCGGTCAACCCGGCGTTTTCCTCGCAGACGTGCTCGAAGTGCGGCCACCAGTCCAGCACGAACCGCGACAGCGAGACGGGCTGGTTCGCGTGCAACGAGTGTGGGTACGAGGTGGACGGCGACTACAACGCGGCGAAAAACGTCGGCCTCCGTCTGTTAGCTTTACCACCGGGCAAACGTCCCGATGGGTTGGGCAACGGTCAGCTTGCCCTGAAGTCGGGGACGTTGAACGTGAGCGACGTGTCCAACGTCCACTCCAGCTTGGAGTTTGAACGGGAGTCCACCGACAAGCCCACCGCTTCAGCGGTGGGTCGCTGA